The following coding sequences are from one Humulus lupulus chromosome X, drHumLupu1.1, whole genome shotgun sequence window:
- the LOC133806903 gene encoding secreted RxLR effector protein 161-like, producing MDGMMYAMISTRPNVVCGIGLLSRFMSKPSPEHWKAVKWLLRYETGSIEVVGYYDSDFAGDLDKRMSISGCVFSLGGNTISWKSSLQHVVALPITEVEYIALP from the exons ATGGATGGTATGATGTATGCTATGATAAGCACTAGACCGAATGTAGTCTGTGGTATTGGGCTATTAAGTAGGTTCATGAGCAAACCAAGTCCAGAACATTGGAAGGCTGTAAAATGGTTGTTAAG ATATGAAACAGGAAGTATAGAGGTTGTAGGCTACTATGATTCGGATTTTGCTGGTGATTTGGACAAGAGAATGTCCATTTCAGGTTGTGTTTTTTCATTGGGAGGAAATACCATTAGTTGGAAGTCAAGTCTGCAGCATGTGGTGGCTTTGCCAATCACAGAAGTGGAATACATTGCCTTACCATAA